A window of Haliscomenobacter hydrossis DSM 1100 contains these coding sequences:
- a CDS encoding transposase, which yields MNYVTCTVVGWVDVFTRKTYRDIVLESLAYCRKEKGLIICAYVIMSNHIHMIVRAEGELTLSEVLRDFKKFTSRQILEAIAKGNESRKEWMLHVFRYFARFHANNRT from the coding sequence TTGAATTACGTTACCTGTACGGTTGTGGGTTGGGTAGATGTATTCACCAGAAAAACTTACCGAGATATCGTGCTTGAAAGCCTGGCCTATTGCCGGAAAGAAAAAGGACTGATCATTTGTGCCTACGTGATCATGAGCAATCACATCCACATGATTGTCAGAGCGGAAGGGGAGTTAACACTGTCGGAAGTGCTTCGAGATTTTAAAAAATTTACCTCCCGGCAGATTTTGGAAGCAATTGCAAAAGGAAACGAAAGCCGCAAGGAATGGATGTTACATGTATTTCGATACTTTGCTCGATTCCATGCCAATAATCGAACTTAA
- a CDS encoding tetratricopeptide repeat protein: MKTLNFFASKISNSILVLFIICSTFSDLSCQNTIQGNTKRNIFLDSIYKVNNGGQMTFNDLQFKLLDQAIELEPQNPDLYQLRYLQRSFSPKFKTNHYLILSDLYKLTELYGNKRPDKAAEAYENIAFIYVEAKNYNKALPAIEESIKLLPTDSNYGWQAEIYRNLGNYHKEIEAYTNAFSKNPQRHGFIFMRGKAKVNINDLQGAITDFKQCIGINQKLIQNGLATLDQNDIGIEKFKIDKWREELGIFYLNLGSSQLELGKDEEACISLFQAIEYKNEEAKALVEDNCPLSLKKPNTAYPNDWIIVPGERYGRIPFDVSFKDLAGIVGVNNVKNSNSYVGEGNYMYTTLIFPSTKNQVSIRWENEKMQKIIRVEFDNLGSDWRLNYGIKIGDPLSKVRLVNQKTFNVWGPNPDMVANAGLWHNGKISEKVFLLLNTAFIDGDGLGVYMGTGKYEYEDEEVIKSKCTVRSIWIFPDE, encoded by the coding sequence ATGAAAACATTAAACTTTTTTGCATCTAAAATTAGCAATTCTATTTTGGTACTCTTCATTATTTGCTCTACATTTTCTGATTTATCATGTCAGAACACAATACAGGGCAATACTAAAAGAAATATCTTTTTAGATTCTATATATAAGGTGAACAATGGAGGACAAATGACCTTTAATGATCTTCAATTCAAATTGCTTGATCAGGCTATAGAGTTAGAACCTCAAAATCCAGACCTTTATCAACTCAGATATCTCCAAAGGTCGTTTAGTCCAAAATTTAAGACCAATCATTATTTAATCCTATCTGATTTGTACAAACTAACAGAGTTATATGGTAATAAAAGACCAGATAAAGCTGCCGAAGCATATGAAAATATAGCCTTCATTTACGTCGAAGCAAAAAACTATAACAAAGCTTTACCTGCTATAGAGGAATCAATAAAACTCTTACCAACAGATTCAAATTATGGTTGGCAAGCAGAAATATATAGAAATTTAGGAAATTACCACAAAGAAATAGAAGCTTACACAAATGCATTTTCAAAGAACCCTCAGAGGCATGGTTTTATCTTCATGAGAGGAAAAGCTAAAGTAAATATTAATGACTTACAAGGCGCTATAACTGACTTTAAACAATGTATAGGTATAAATCAAAAATTGATTCAAAATGGACTTGCTACCCTGGATCAAAATGATATCGGAATTGAAAAATTTAAAATTGATAAATGGAGAGAGGAACTTGGAATATTCTATCTTAATCTTGGTTCTAGTCAACTAGAACTTGGCAAAGATGAAGAAGCGTGTATAAGTTTGTTTCAAGCCATTGAATATAAAAACGAGGAAGCTAAAGCCTTAGTTGAAGACAATTGTCCCCTATCACTTAAAAAGCCGAATACTGCATATCCCAATGACTGGATTATTGTGCCAGGAGAGAGATACGGTCGAATCCCTTTTGACGTCTCATTCAAAGATTTGGCTGGAATTGTAGGGGTAAATAATGTGAAAAATTCTAATAGTTACGTAGGAGAAGGAAACTATATGTATACTACTTTGATTTTTCCATCTACTAAAAATCAAGTAAGTATAAGATGGGAAAATGAGAAAATGCAAAAAATTATCCGCGTAGAATTCGACAATCTTGGCTCAGATTGGAGACTAAATTATGGAATTAAAATTGGAGATCCGTTATCAAAAGTTAGGCTAGTTAACCAAAAAACGTTTAATGTATGGGGACCTAACCCAGACATGGTAGCTAATGCAGGGCTTTGGCATAATGGAAAAATAAGTGAAAAGGTTTTTTTACTCTTAAATACTGCCTTTATAGATGGCGATGGTTTAGGTGTTTATATGGGGACGGGAAAATATGAATACGAAGATGAAGAGGTTATAAAATCTAAATGCACTGTTCGGTCTATTTGGATTTTTCCTGATGAATAA
- a CDS encoding Rpn family recombination-promoting nuclease/putative transposase, translating to MSDYPHKSHDEFFKASFGQLEIARDYLEQLLPREVHQSLDLSQLKRVNGSWVTPELEEYFSDVVYHCPIKEGKRQVWASFLLEHKSAPETFPHLQLLRYLVETWQEQRKQKQTLTPIIPIVVYHGVWKWHKRDLSSYFGKDLPPSLLPYLPRFDYILTNVRALSDEQILELKQGLLINALLMLKHIWEPQFVLEHPELIFIHLEPQNQQVSDFVVSLLAYLFKNTEIERETINRFIKHLPDNLNHNVMSTYDMIKAEGIEQGIEQGIEQGAELKEREVIKNLWSFQEFSLEKIALLSGASLERVIEILSAHLQAEGLNEAVAAQTLEAYQAKFV from the coding sequence ATGTCAGATTACCCACACAAGTCTCACGATGAATTTTTCAAAGCTTCCTTTGGGCAGCTGGAGATTGCGCGGGATTATCTGGAGCAGTTGCTGCCAAGAGAGGTGCACCAAAGCCTGGATTTGAGCCAACTGAAGCGGGTGAATGGGAGTTGGGTTACACCCGAGTTGGAAGAGTATTTCTCCGACGTCGTTTACCACTGTCCAATAAAAGAAGGCAAGCGGCAGGTTTGGGCTTCGTTTTTGTTGGAGCACAAAAGTGCTCCTGAAACTTTCCCCCACTTGCAGCTGCTGCGTTATCTTGTGGAAACCTGGCAAGAGCAACGCAAACAAAAGCAGACGCTTACCCCGATCATCCCAATTGTGGTGTATCATGGCGTATGGAAGTGGCACAAGCGGGATTTAAGCAGTTATTTTGGCAAAGATTTACCCCCGAGTTTACTGCCTTATTTACCGCGTTTCGACTACATCCTCACCAATGTACGGGCGCTTTCCGATGAGCAAATTTTGGAACTAAAACAGGGCTTGCTCATCAATGCCTTGCTCATGCTCAAACACATTTGGGAGCCGCAATTCGTTCTTGAGCATCCTGAATTGATCTTTATTCACCTAGAGCCCCAAAACCAACAGGTTAGCGACTTTGTCGTTTCCCTGCTTGCATATCTTTTCAAAAACACCGAAATTGAGCGGGAAACCATCAACAGATTCATCAAGCACTTGCCGGATAATTTAAATCACAATGTGATGAGTACTTACGATATGATTAAAGCGGAAGGTATTGAACAAGGAATCGAACAAGGCATCGAGCAAGGTGCTGAGCTCAAAGAGCGCGAAGTCATCAAAAATCTATGGTCATTCCAGGAGTTTTCCCTGGAGAAAATTGCATTGCTATCTGGCGCTAGCTTGGAGCGCGTAATCGAAATCCTTTCAGCGCATCTACAGGCAGAGGGGCTAAATGAGGCTGTTGCTGCTCAAACACTAGAAGCTTATCAGGCTAAGTTTGTTTAG
- the bamE gene encoding outer membrane protein assembly factor BamE domain-containing protein, which translates to MKRIPGFIVLLTTTLFLTTCGVQQNLSISHRLSPGMTKSEVEAIMGPPVKSDFYKNVEEWHYCKTGMSADEFLALFFYEGKLIEKLNYTVTIADTGGSFGSCSKFIKMGNYREPDKIIELRLK; encoded by the coding sequence ATGAAAAGGATTCCTGGATTTATTGTACTTCTTACGACCACACTTTTTTTGACAACTTGTGGAGTTCAACAAAATCTAAGCATTTCACACAGATTAAGTCCAGGCATGACGAAATCAGAAGTGGAAGCAATCATGGGCCCTCCCGTCAAGAGCGACTTCTACAAAAATGTTGAAGAGTGGCATTATTGTAAAACGGGAATGTCCGCAGACGAATTTTTAGCCTTATTCTTTTACGAAGGAAAATTGATAGAGAAACTTAATTATACTGTAACGATAGCTGATACAGGAGGGTCTTTTGGCTCGTGTTCAAAGTTCATCAAAATGGGTAACTACCGTGAGCCGGACAAAATTATTGAATTAAGGTTAAAATAA